A window of Pedococcus aerophilus contains these coding sequences:
- a CDS encoding FdhF/YdeP family oxidoreductase yields MAKHDEGDYSEADLRVKGQKDHAAGPTAVAVSMKRAIDHMGIKRTAQTLLKLNQAEGFDCMSCAWPDPDVGHRHAAEFCENGAKAVAEEATRDRATPEFFAEHSIAELDTRSEYWLGQQGRITHPMVKRPGATHYEPIEWDEAFELIAAELRSLASPDEATFYTSGRTSNEAAFAYQLFVRAFGTNNLPDCSNMCHESTSIALQESIGIGKASVTLDDVHTASVIVIAGQNPGTNHPRMLSALEIAKENGAKIISINPLREAGLVRFKNPQKPSGVIGHGTALSDLHLPVKVNGDLALFQAIGSLLVEWDALDHEFIDTYSTGFDQWREHVSAVDWDHVIEVTGLSRELITEAAQMLRGSTRTVYCWAMGLTQHRNGVATIKEVVNLALAQGNIGREGAGLLPVRGHSNVQGDRTMGIWERPPAHFLDALQKEFGFDPPREHGLDVVDSLRAMRDGKVQFFMALGGNFVQAVSDTDTAVAAMRKLRLTVQVSTKVNRSHLVCGETALILPTKGRTEKDVQASGDQWISVEDSTCSVHASRGPLEPASPQLKSEVDIVTRIAEATLGDQYDLQWKAMRDDYRVIRRHISRVVPGCEDYEVNVRRPGGMIMPHPPRDSRTFDTKSGLAEFVASPIEVVHVPEGHVLLQTMRSHDQYNTTIYGLSDRYRGIEGGRKVIFLHPDDITAFGLQDGQLVDITTRWLEDDVVRRVHGFRVVSYDTPRGSAAAYYPETNPLVPLDSTAIGSNTPTSKSVVVSLTPSAGEHTGGSDAAADSDAATQDATGADWSHKKQPQPEHLS; encoded by the coding sequence ATGGCCAAGCACGACGAAGGCGACTACTCCGAGGCAGACCTGAGGGTCAAGGGCCAGAAGGACCACGCAGCAGGACCCACGGCGGTGGCGGTCTCGATGAAGCGGGCCATCGACCACATGGGGATCAAGCGCACCGCGCAGACCCTGCTCAAGCTCAACCAGGCCGAGGGCTTCGACTGCATGAGCTGCGCCTGGCCGGACCCCGACGTGGGCCACCGCCACGCGGCCGAGTTCTGCGAGAACGGCGCGAAGGCCGTGGCCGAGGAGGCCACCCGCGACCGGGCCACCCCCGAGTTCTTCGCCGAGCACAGCATCGCCGAGCTCGACACCCGCTCCGAGTACTGGCTCGGCCAGCAGGGCCGGATCACCCACCCGATGGTCAAGCGCCCCGGCGCCACGCACTACGAGCCCATCGAGTGGGACGAGGCCTTCGAGCTCATCGCCGCCGAGCTGCGCTCCCTGGCCAGCCCGGACGAGGCGACCTTCTACACCTCGGGTCGCACCTCCAACGAGGCCGCCTTCGCCTACCAGCTGTTCGTGCGTGCCTTCGGCACGAACAACCTGCCCGACTGCTCGAACATGTGCCACGAGTCCACGAGCATCGCGCTGCAGGAGTCGATCGGCATCGGCAAGGCCAGCGTCACCCTGGACGACGTCCACACCGCCTCGGTCATCGTCATCGCCGGGCAGAACCCCGGCACCAACCACCCGCGCATGCTCTCCGCCCTGGAGATCGCCAAGGAGAACGGCGCGAAGATCATCTCGATCAACCCGCTGCGCGAGGCCGGGCTGGTGCGGTTCAAGAACCCCCAGAAGCCCAGCGGCGTCATCGGGCACGGGACCGCCCTGTCCGACCTGCACCTGCCGGTCAAGGTCAACGGTGACCTGGCCCTCTTCCAGGCCATCGGCTCGCTGCTGGTCGAGTGGGACGCGCTGGACCACGAGTTCATCGACACCTACTCCACCGGGTTCGACCAGTGGCGCGAGCACGTCTCGGCGGTCGACTGGGACCACGTCATCGAGGTGACCGGCCTGTCGCGCGAGCTCATCACCGAGGCGGCGCAGATGCTCCGCGGCTCGACCCGCACGGTCTACTGCTGGGCGATGGGCCTGACGCAGCACCGCAACGGTGTCGCGACCATCAAGGAGGTCGTCAACCTCGCCCTGGCCCAGGGCAACATCGGGCGCGAGGGCGCCGGGCTGCTGCCCGTCCGTGGCCACTCCAACGTGCAGGGCGACCGCACGATGGGGATCTGGGAGCGCCCGCCGGCACACTTCCTCGACGCGCTCCAGAAGGAGTTCGGCTTCGACCCGCCGCGTGAGCACGGCCTCGACGTCGTCGACTCGCTGCGCGCGATGCGCGACGGCAAGGTCCAGTTCTTCATGGCCCTCGGCGGCAACTTCGTCCAGGCCGTGTCCGACACCGACACCGCAGTGGCTGCCATGCGCAAGCTCCGGCTCACCGTGCAGGTGTCGACCAAGGTCAATCGCTCCCACCTCGTCTGTGGCGAGACCGCGCTGATCCTGCCGACCAAGGGCCGCACCGAGAAGGACGTCCAGGCCAGCGGCGACCAGTGGATCTCGGTCGAGGACTCCACCTGCTCGGTGCACGCCTCCCGTGGTCCGCTCGAGCCGGCCTCACCGCAGCTCAAGTCCGAGGTCGACATCGTCACCCGCATCGCCGAGGCCACCCTCGGGGACCAGTACGACCTGCAGTGGAAGGCGATGCGCGACGACTACCGCGTCATCCGTCGCCACATCTCGCGCGTCGTTCCCGGCTGCGAGGACTACGAGGTCAACGTCCGTCGTCCCGGCGGCATGATCATGCCGCACCCGCCGCGCGACTCACGGACCTTCGACACGAAGTCGGGGCTGGCCGAGTTCGTCGCCTCCCCCATCGAGGTCGTCCACGTCCCCGAGGGTCACGTGCTGCTGCAGACGATGCGCAGCCACGACCAGTACAACACCACCATCTACGGGCTCAGCGACCGCTACCGCGGCATCGAGGGCGGCCGCAAGGTGATCTTCCTGCACCCCGACGACATCACCGCCTTCGGCCTGCAGGACGGTCAGCTCGTCGACATCACGACGCGGTGGCTCGAGGACGACGTCGTCCGTCGCGTGCACGGCTTCCGGGTGGTCTCCTACGACACCCCTCGCGGTTCGGCGGCTGCCTACTACCCCGAGACCAACCCGTTGGTCCCGTTGGACTCCACCGCGATCGGCAGCAACACCCCCACGTCGAAGTCCGTCGTGGTGTCCCTGACGCCGTCCGCCGGTGAGCACACCGGTGGGAGCGACGCGGCCGCCGACTCCGACGCCGCGACGCAGGACGCCACCGGCGCCGACTGGAGCCACAAGAAGCAGCCGCAGCCGGAGCACCTGTCCTGA
- a CDS encoding NAD-dependent protein deacetylase, which produces MTEATRVDETTERGAPAELGAGLDAQLDAVVDLLAHGNVLALTGAGISTESGIPDYRGPDGKRRVTPMQFSEFVASSEARQRYWARSYVGWQRFNLARPNAGHEAVARLQRSGHLGPVITQNVDGLHQEAGAHEVTELHGALARVVCLTCGDRSSRWDLDERMRVSNPSFEVTSNEIRPDGDIALNDLDVLGFTVPLCLVCNHDTLKPDVVFFGESVPKPLVEHCFQLTEDADVLLVLGSSLKVMSGYRFVRRAAARGIPVVIITRGPTRGDAEASVQVDASLGPTLSALVSRLGA; this is translated from the coding sequence GTGACCGAGGCGACGCGTGTGGACGAGACCACCGAGCGAGGCGCCCCCGCCGAGCTCGGGGCCGGGCTCGATGCCCAGCTCGATGCCGTCGTCGACCTCCTGGCCCACGGCAACGTGCTCGCCCTCACCGGTGCCGGCATCTCGACCGAGTCCGGCATCCCCGACTACCGCGGCCCGGACGGCAAGCGCAGGGTCACACCGATGCAGTTCTCGGAGTTCGTCGCGTCCTCCGAGGCGCGCCAGCGGTACTGGGCCCGCAGCTACGTCGGCTGGCAGCGCTTCAACCTCGCCCGCCCGAACGCCGGTCACGAGGCCGTGGCAAGGCTCCAGCGCAGCGGTCACCTCGGTCCCGTCATCACCCAGAACGTCGACGGCCTGCACCAGGAAGCCGGCGCCCACGAGGTGACCGAGCTGCACGGAGCCCTGGCGCGCGTCGTGTGCCTGACCTGTGGCGACCGTTCGAGCCGGTGGGACCTCGACGAGCGCATGCGGGTCTCGAATCCCTCCTTCGAGGTGACGAGCAACGAGATCCGGCCCGACGGCGACATCGCCCTGAACGACCTCGACGTCCTCGGGTTCACCGTGCCGCTGTGCCTGGTCTGCAACCACGACACCCTCAAGCCGGATGTCGTCTTCTTCGGAGAGTCAGTCCCGAAACCCTTGGTGGAGCACTGTTTCCAGCTCACCGAGGACGCCGACGTGCTGCTCGTCCTCGGGTCGAGCCTCAAGGTGATGAGCGGCTACCGGTTCGTGCGGCGCGCCGCAGCACGCGGCATACCGGTCGTGATCATCACGCGCGGACCCACGCGCGGCGACGCGGAGGCGAGCGTCCAGGTGGATGCGTCACTCGGGCCCACGCTCAGCGCGCTGGTCAGCCGGCTGGGCGCCTAG
- a CDS encoding class I SAM-dependent methyltransferase: protein MTDRQRRWDERYAASDRVWSAGPNAEVERIVGGWNPDRTGPGGGRALDLGAGEGRHAVWLAARGWRVTAVDFSAVGLGKGEAEASARGLRVDWAVADARSWQPADDVLFDLVLVAYLHLPEDVLSRTTRWLAPGGALVVVGHALRNLTDGVGGPSDPALLHTAEALRAATAGLTVERCEEVVRPTDAGDAIDVVLVARRPAG, encoded by the coding sequence ATGACCGACCGGCAGCGCAGGTGGGACGAACGCTATGCAGCGAGCGACCGGGTCTGGAGCGCTGGGCCGAACGCGGAGGTCGAGCGCATCGTCGGCGGGTGGAACCCCGACCGCACCGGCCCCGGTGGCGGTCGCGCACTGGACCTGGGCGCGGGCGAGGGCCGTCATGCGGTGTGGCTCGCAGCGCGGGGGTGGCGGGTGACCGCCGTCGACTTCTCCGCCGTCGGGCTGGGCAAGGGCGAGGCCGAGGCGAGTGCGCGCGGCCTGCGGGTCGACTGGGCGGTCGCCGACGCGCGCTCGTGGCAGCCCGCCGACGACGTGCTGTTCGACCTCGTGCTCGTCGCGTACCTGCACCTGCCCGAGGACGTCCTGTCGCGGACCACACGGTGGCTCGCACCGGGCGGCGCGCTCGTCGTCGTGGGCCATGCCCTGCGCAACCTCACCGACGGCGTCGGCGGACCCTCCGACCCCGCGTTGCTGCACACCGCGGAGGCGCTGCGGGCGGCGACGGCCGGGTTGACCGTGGAACGCTGCGAGGAGGTCGTCAGGCCGACCGACGCCGGCGACGCCATCGACGTCGTGCTCGTGGCTAGGCGCCCAGCCGGCTGA
- a CDS encoding N-acetyltransferase family protein: MRPTATVTDDATTVRDATEADLEAMAAIYDEQVRTSVATFDTEPRGLVYLGDKLAHAGGSDIVLVAVRAGEVLGYAFSGPFRPRPAYDGTKEVSVYLGAGARGLGLGSLLYGALLARLDDLTEVHTQVAVIALPNDASIALHRRHGFTEVGVLREVGRKFDRWVDTAWYQRRVG, translated from the coding sequence ATGAGGCCGACCGCCACCGTGACCGACGACGCGACGACCGTCCGCGACGCCACCGAGGCCGATCTCGAGGCCATGGCGGCGATCTACGACGAGCAGGTCCGCACGTCGGTTGCGACCTTCGACACCGAGCCGCGCGGGCTCGTCTACCTCGGCGACAAGCTCGCCCACGCCGGTGGCAGCGACATCGTGCTGGTGGCCGTCCGCGCCGGAGAGGTGCTCGGCTACGCCTTCTCGGGCCCGTTCCGACCGCGACCTGCCTACGACGGGACCAAGGAGGTGTCGGTCTACCTCGGCGCCGGTGCGCGGGGCCTCGGCCTCGGGAGCCTCCTGTATGGCGCGCTGCTCGCCCGCCTCGACGACCTCACCGAGGTGCACACGCAGGTCGCGGTCATCGCGCTGCCCAACGACGCGAGCATCGCCCTGCACCGGCGGCACGGGTTCACCGAGGTGGGCGTGCTGCGGGAGGTGGGACGCAAGTTCGACCGGTGGGTCGACACCGCGTGGTACCAGCGCAGGGTGGGCTGA
- a CDS encoding DUF4259 domain-containing protein — protein sequence MGATGTGPFENDDALDFLDALEDAGPDERRAKVEHAMGRVVGSRAYIEAPEMAEAIAAAVVVAASDDFESAIREPYLPRWIEDEPIEVDEGLEDLATKALHRALRPEDNEWWELWDEARATDDITERLSRYLETLGD from the coding sequence ATGGGAGCTACCGGGACGGGACCGTTCGAGAACGACGACGCGCTGGACTTCCTCGATGCGCTCGAGGACGCCGGGCCGGACGAACGTCGGGCCAAGGTGGAGCACGCCATGGGCCGCGTCGTCGGGTCACGGGCCTACATCGAGGCGCCGGAGATGGCCGAGGCGATCGCCGCGGCGGTCGTGGTGGCGGCCAGCGACGACTTCGAGAGCGCGATCCGGGAGCCCTACCTGCCGCGGTGGATCGAGGACGAGCCCATCGAGGTCGACGAGGGCCTCGAGGACCTGGCCACGAAGGCGCTCCACCGCGCCCTGCGCCCGGAGGACAACGAGTGGTGGGAGCTGTGGGACGAGGCCCGCGCCACCGACGACATCACCGAGCGCCTGAGCCGGTACCTCGAGACGCTCGGCGACTGA